From Nitrosopumilus zosterae, the proteins below share one genomic window:
- a CDS encoding shikimate kinase has translation MAKVKATVHGAVSLVNAIATQKGATLGIELKVEALVETSSGKGIVIESDNKMLSSRLINKTVEKIVSNKDLEQNKISIRLDSEIPTGYGLKSSSAISSAVALACAKIFKPKMTDQQILLAGVDASIESKVSITGAYDDACSCYYGGFNVTDNAKKRRIHFEKGPSNLIAVIFIPKNRKRGNIKNLKVLSAVFDNAWKLAKKSNYWEAMIINGLATASILNSDPKIITNLIEKGALAASVSGNGPSIAAIVKKENEANIKKIFATLEGNVLVSKINNKKAEVYEV, from the coding sequence ATGGCAAAGGTAAAGGCTACAGTCCATGGCGCAGTTTCATTAGTTAATGCCATTGCAACTCAAAAGGGAGCAACGTTAGGAATTGAACTTAAAGTAGAAGCATTAGTAGAAACAAGTTCAGGAAAGGGAATTGTCATTGAATCAGACAACAAAATGCTTAGTTCCAGATTAATCAACAAAACTGTTGAAAAGATTGTATCAAACAAAGATTTGGAACAAAATAAAATATCAATTAGATTAGATTCTGAAATTCCTACAGGATATGGATTGAAAAGTTCAAGTGCCATTTCATCTGCAGTTGCACTTGCATGTGCAAAAATATTCAAACCAAAAATGACTGATCAACAAATTTTACTTGCAGGTGTTGACGCATCTATTGAATCCAAAGTCAGCATTACAGGTGCATATGATGACGCATGTTCATGTTACTATGGAGGATTTAATGTAACAGACAATGCAAAGAAGAGACGAATTCACTTTGAAAAAGGACCATCTAATTTGATAGCAGTGATTTTTATTCCAAAAAACAGAAAACGTGGAAATATTAAAAATCTAAAAGTATTGTCCGCCGTATTTGACAATGCTTGGAAATTAGCAAAAAAATCAAATTATTGGGAAGCGATGATAATTAATGGGCTAGCTACAGCATCTATTCTAAATTCAGATCCTAAAATTATTACTAATTTAATTGAAAAAGGTGCACTTGCAGCTTCAGTTTCTGGAAATGGTCCGTCAATAGCAGCAATAGTAAAAAAAGAAAATGAAGCAAACATCAAAAAGATATTTGCAACATTAGAAGGAAATGTGTTAGTTTCTAAAATTAATAACAAAAAGGCAGAAGTTTATGAAGTGTAA
- the aroA gene encoding 3-phosphoshikimate 1-carboxyvinyltransferase, producing MKCKVEKSRISGKIVCPPNKSYTHRAIFLASLAGNNSKVENILHSADTIATIEACKKFGADLEIQNSAIIVKKSIKFDKNVPEINTENSGTTIRIASGIASLFSEEITLTGDDSLQKRPMQPLLDALSSMGAQCSSTDGKPPIKIKGKILGGDVKIPGNFSSQFISALLISAPLTEKGINLTIEGNLVSKPYLDATIATMRKFGITVQTLIPYKRYNIAPQIYKETTFIVPIDFSSLALLLSATVLIGDDITIKGNIGNLPQGDEAFIDILEQLGVSVSISEEEIKIKSPEKLTGGKFDLSNSPDLLPPLAILSLNSSAPIEIVNVKHARLKETDRIAIISRELVKIGIKIQEKEDGLILEKTDNLNGADLNSENDHRLFMSFCIAGMYVGNCIVTDPESVNVSYPNFIDEMNRLGAKIQLN from the coding sequence ATGAAGTGTAAAGTTGAGAAATCAAGGATTTCAGGAAAAATAGTTTGTCCTCCAAACAAAAGTTATACTCATAGAGCAATTTTTCTTGCATCACTGGCAGGAAACAATAGCAAAGTTGAAAATATTTTGCATTCAGCTGATACGATTGCCACCATAGAGGCATGTAAAAAATTTGGAGCCGATTTGGAAATTCAGAATTCGGCAATTATTGTGAAAAAATCCATAAAATTTGATAAAAACGTGCCTGAAATCAATACAGAGAACTCTGGCACTACAATTAGAATAGCATCAGGTATTGCAAGTCTATTTTCTGAAGAAATTACACTAACGGGTGATGACAGTTTACAAAAAAGACCAATGCAGCCACTCCTTGATGCATTATCAAGCATGGGTGCACAGTGTAGTTCAACGGATGGAAAACCACCAATCAAAATTAAAGGAAAGATTTTGGGCGGAGATGTCAAAATTCCAGGAAATTTTTCTAGTCAGTTTATTTCAGCATTATTAATTAGCGCACCTCTTACAGAAAAGGGAATTAATCTTACAATAGAAGGGAATTTAGTATCAAAACCATATCTTGATGCAACAATTGCAACAATGAGAAAATTTGGAATAACAGTTCAAACATTAATTCCATATAAAAGATACAATATAGCACCACAGATATACAAAGAGACAACATTTATAGTTCCGATTGACTTTTCCAGTCTTGCATTACTTCTTTCAGCAACTGTACTTATTGGAGACGATATTACAATCAAGGGAAACATTGGAAATTTACCTCAAGGGGATGAAGCATTTATAGATATTTTAGAACAGTTAGGAGTTTCTGTATCCATTAGCGAGGAAGAAATTAAAATTAAATCACCTGAAAAACTAACAGGAGGTAAATTTGATTTAAGTAATTCTCCGGATCTTCTTCCTCCACTAGCTATTTTATCATTGAATTCATCAGCACCAATTGAAATTGTAAATGTAAAGCATGCAAGATTAAAAGAAACAGACAGAATTGCAATCATTTCAAGAGAATTAGTCAAAATTGGAATTAAAATTCAAGAAAAAGAAGACGGTTTAATTTTAGAAAAAACAGATAATTTGAATGGTGCTGATTTGAATTCTGAAAATGATCATAGATTATTCATGTCTTTTTGCATAGCTGGAATGTATGTAGGAAATTGTATTGTCACAGATCCAGAATCAGTAAATGTCTCATACCCTAATTTTATCGATGAGATGAATCGGTTAGGTGCAAAAATTCAACTAAACTAA
- the aroC gene encoding chorismate synthase: protein MPGSSIGQRLVLTSFGESHGKVIGTVLEGCPAGLAIEEKEIQKMLDLRKPGQNVISTQRKEGDVVEIVSGVFRGYTTGAPITMLIWNSDQKSKDYENLKTKLRPGHSDYPAMVKYNHYNDYRGGGRFSGRLTATHVMGGAIARKLLKVALGIETNSFTSQIGKIRMEKEFNEKMISSIYKNDVRCPENKTAKIMRDNILIAKKNGDSLGGIIESVTTNVPVGLGEPIFSSLESDLSKAIFSIPSVKGVEFGSGFRGSEMHGSENNDLYTIKKGKIVTKTNNSGGILGGISNGMPITMRIAFKPASSIAQKQSTVDIKTKKEAILQVKGRHDPCVVPRAPPVVDSLVALTIADHALIAGAIKPVL, encoded by the coding sequence TTGCCAGGAAGTTCAATTGGTCAACGACTTGTTTTAACAAGTTTTGGTGAAAGTCATGGAAAAGTTATCGGTACAGTACTAGAGGGATGTCCTGCAGGTTTAGCAATTGAAGAAAAAGAAATTCAAAAAATGCTTGACCTAAGAAAGCCAGGTCAAAATGTTATCTCAACACAAAGAAAAGAAGGAGATGTTGTAGAAATTGTATCAGGAGTTTTTAGAGGATATACCACGGGAGCCCCAATTACAATGTTAATTTGGAATAGTGATCAAAAATCAAAAGATTATGAAAATTTAAAAACTAAACTTAGACCGGGTCATTCAGATTATCCTGCCATGGTAAAATATAATCATTATAATGATTATAGAGGAGGGGGCAGATTTTCAGGAAGACTTACTGCCACACATGTGATGGGAGGTGCAATTGCAAGAAAATTACTCAAAGTAGCATTAGGAATTGAAACCAATTCATTTACATCACAGATTGGAAAAATAAGAATGGAAAAAGAATTTAACGAAAAAATGATTTCATCAATTTATAAAAATGATGTAAGATGTCCTGAAAACAAAACTGCAAAAATAATGCGTGATAATATTTTGATTGCAAAAAAAAATGGAGATTCACTTGGAGGGATTATTGAATCAGTTACAACAAATGTTCCAGTAGGTTTAGGAGAACCAATTTTCAGTTCGTTAGAATCAGATTTGAGTAAGGCAATTTTTTCGATTCCATCAGTTAAGGGAGTTGAATTTGGTTCAGGATTTAGAGGTTCAGAGATGCATGGTTCTGAAAATAATGACTTGTACACAATAAAGAAAGGCAAAATAGTAACAAAGACAAATAATTCAGGAGGCATTCTTGGAGGAATTTCAAATGGAATGCCAATAACAATGAGAATTGCATTCAAACCTGCGTCATCGATTGCACAAAAACAAAGTACAGTAGATATTAAAACCAAAAAAGAAGCAATACTTCAAGTAAAAGGCAGACATGATCCATGTGTAGTTCCCAGAGCACCACCAGTAGTTGACTCACTTGTAGCCTTAACAATAGCAGATCATGCTCTTATTGCAGGAGCAATCAAGCCTGTTTTATAA
- a CDS encoding aminotransferase class I/II-fold pyridoxal phosphate-dependent enzyme yields the protein MSDINDLRNHMDEVTLEMIKLLKIRIDIAKEIGEVKKHIGKGVTDEVREDNLRGKVISLCKEIGLDETIATKFFNFLLNESVKVQSTNKQTHFSIFLKAKSLEQQGKKIIHMEVGEPDFLPPTIVKKALEEVYEKGFLKYGQARGMPIFRDALAKYVSKKFSTNITENNILVSPGARFSIFTAITTLLNPGDEIIVIEPAWPAYKDCALNAGIKVRTINTTLEDKWEPSLEQIKSTINSNTKMIILNYPNNPTGKILSEKLQDDIIDIARKNNLYILSDEIYSQYAKTNWKSILSYNYKKSIVTQSFSKSHAMTGFRIGYAIADNEIIEKMAKLEAMCLTNVSEPIQYVAMKALEADISNNSNTVQNRLDMLTEKASKMGLDFVVPDGAMYIFARINQEGFDGIQFANSTLEKGLAIAPGEGFGNYKNFIRISACQDEKTLIEGMNILSNIMSETQ from the coding sequence ATGTCAGACATCAATGATCTTCGAAACCATATGGACGAAGTAACTCTTGAAATGATAAAGTTATTAAAAATTAGAATAGATATTGCAAAAGAGATTGGAGAAGTTAAAAAACATATTGGGAAAGGTGTAACTGATGAAGTTCGAGAAGATAATTTACGTGGGAAAGTAATTTCACTATGTAAAGAAATAGGACTGGATGAAACCATAGCTACAAAATTTTTTAATTTCTTACTAAATGAATCAGTAAAAGTTCAGTCAACCAACAAGCAGACACATTTTTCAATTTTCCTCAAAGCAAAATCATTAGAGCAGCAAGGGAAAAAAATTATTCATATGGAAGTAGGAGAGCCAGACTTTTTACCACCAACAATTGTTAAGAAGGCATTAGAAGAAGTATACGAGAAAGGGTTTTTGAAATATGGTCAAGCAAGAGGAATGCCAATATTTAGAGATGCGCTTGCAAAATATGTTTCAAAGAAATTTAGTACAAACATTACAGAAAATAACATTCTTGTAAGTCCAGGTGCAAGATTTTCAATATTTACTGCAATCACAACATTACTCAATCCAGGCGATGAGATAATCGTGATTGAACCTGCATGGCCTGCATACAAAGATTGTGCGTTAAATGCAGGAATCAAAGTTAGAACTATCAATACAACTCTAGAAGACAAATGGGAACCATCATTAGAGCAAATTAAAAGTACAATTAATTCAAACACAAAGATGATTATTTTAAATTATCCAAATAACCCGACAGGAAAAATTCTTTCTGAAAAACTACAAGACGATATTATAGATATCGCAAGAAAAAATAATCTATACATTCTAAGTGATGAGATCTATTCACAATATGCAAAAACCAACTGGAAAAGCATTCTGTCTTACAATTATAAGAAAAGTATTGTCACTCAATCATTTTCAAAATCTCATGCCATGACAGGGTTTAGAATAGGATATGCTATAGCAGACAATGAAATTATTGAAAAAATGGCAAAATTAGAGGCCATGTGCCTAACAAACGTGTCTGAACCTATCCAATATGTTGCCATGAAAGCCCTCGAGGCAGACATATCCAACAATTCTAATACAGTGCAAAACAGACTAGATATGTTGACAGAAAAAGCATCTAAAATGGGGTTGGATTTTGTAGTCCCAGATGGTGCAATGTATATTTTTGCTAGAATTAATCAAGAGGGATTTGATGGGATCCAGTTTGCAAATAGTACTCTTGAGAAAGGACTTGCCATAGCTCCAGGAGAGGGATTTGGAAATTATAAGAATTTCATCAGAATTTCCGCATGTCAAGACGAAAAAACACTAATTGAGGGAATGAATATACTGAGTAACATTATGAGTGAAACACAATGA
- a CDS encoding prephenate dehydrogenase/arogenate dehydrogenase family protein → MKKMTVVGAGGQMGQWFARYFADKGFEVTGYDSENKITGKNIIASDSLVGSILKADYVVLCTPTRRTPEIIRLIAKEMKRGTYLIEISSEKSKVVSSLSKMPDKINPICIHPMFGPGTKIIKGQNIISVPIKDAKKELTVAKSLFDGANFVTIDAAEHDKKIAVILGLTHLMNLVFANIISKDEKMNLTEKMSGTTFRVQKTLAESIMTESPELIETIIANPEIRRVAEELWKDIGRLLTAVQESKTEEVTTYIRECQERLAKHTDINESYKKLTKMVKSVEK, encoded by the coding sequence ATGAAAAAGATGACAGTTGTTGGTGCAGGTGGTCAAATGGGACAATGGTTTGCCAGATATTTTGCAGACAAAGGTTTTGAAGTGACAGGTTATGATTCAGAAAATAAAATCACAGGAAAAAACATCATAGCGTCAGATTCATTGGTTGGCTCAATCCTAAAAGCTGATTATGTAGTGTTATGTACTCCAACAAGAAGAACACCAGAAATTATCAGACTCATTGCAAAAGAAATGAAAAGAGGAACATATCTAATTGAGATATCATCAGAGAAATCAAAAGTGGTTTCATCATTGTCAAAAATGCCAGACAAGATCAATCCAATTTGCATTCATCCAATGTTTGGTCCCGGAACAAAAATAATAAAAGGTCAAAATATAATTTCAGTTCCAATTAAAGATGCTAAAAAAGAATTAACGGTTGCAAAATCATTATTTGATGGAGCGAACTTTGTAACAATTGATGCTGCAGAGCATGACAAAAAGATCGCGGTAATTTTAGGATTAACACATTTAATGAATTTGGTTTTTGCAAATATTATTTCAAAGGATGAAAAAATGAATCTCACAGAAAAAATGTCGGGAACAACTTTCAGAGTTCAAAAAACATTAGCTGAAAGCATAATGACAGAATCTCCAGAATTAATTGAAACAATTATCGCTAATCCAGAAATTAGAAGAGTTGCTGAAGAGCTATGGAAAGATATAGGCAGGTTACTTACTGCTGTCCAGGAATCAAAAACTGAAGAAGTAACCACATACATTAGAGAATGTCAAGAAAGACTTGCCAAACACACCGACATCAATGAGTCCTACAAAAAACTAACAAAAATGGTAAAATCCGTTGAAAAATAG
- a CDS encoding NUDIX domain-containing protein, producing MRSTKIVTSFIRNNEKLLILKRSDKVKSMKGLWAGISGIIENNEEPLKRAKIEIFEEVGITEDKITLVKSAEGMRVNSPQYENHEWEIYPFLFEVENTEIELNWENSEFEWIDIKELENYETVPSLQQVLLNLL from the coding sequence ATGCGTTCAACAAAAATTGTAACATCATTCATTAGAAATAATGAAAAATTATTGATTCTCAAAAGAAGCGATAAAGTCAAATCAATGAAAGGGTTATGGGCAGGAATTAGTGGAATCATAGAAAATAATGAAGAACCATTGAAAAGGGCAAAGATCGAAATTTTTGAAGAAGTTGGAATTACAGAAGACAAAATCACACTTGTGAAATCAGCTGAAGGTATGCGAGTGAATTCGCCACAATATGAAAATCATGAATGGGAGATCTATCCATTTTTGTTTGAAGTAGAAAATACAGAGATAGAACTTAACTGGGAAAATTCGGAATTTGAGTGGATAGACATAAAAGAGTTAGAAAATTATGAGACAGTTCCGAGCCTTCAACAAGTTTTACTCAATTTGTTGTAA
- the thiC gene encoding phosphomethylpyrimidine synthase ThiC has product MATQMTSARRGVATDEMKQVAKDESVSLDWLIPKIASGSIIIPSNNARPQKIHNVGIGKGLKTKVNVNIGTSTLNVNLDEEIEKAKVAIKYHADTIMDLSDGGDVKKIRQTLMEHAPITFGTVPIYEAYNFGVEIHKNPLNLTEDDYLNAFENNAKDGVDYTTIHCGITKDIAKRILKVQRYGGVVSKGGTITAAWMLKHDKENPYLTHYDYLIEVAKKYDVTFSLGDALRPGSILDSHDELQVQEMINISQLTKRAHEQDIQVMVEGPGHVPLNEVAANVRLAKSLIGDVPYYVLGPLVTDIASGHDHIASAIGAAVSASEGVDLLCYLTPSEHLALPNAEEVKAGLIAYRIAAHAGDLVKIRDKVIKWDMEMTEARRTLDWEKQLALSIDPEEAAKIHSRTGQHPGNNVPCTMCGGACVYMMLPQQKKYEKENKNLQQIE; this is encoded by the coding sequence ATGGCAACTCAGATGACTTCAGCTCGACGTGGAGTAGCAACTGATGAGATGAAACAAGTTGCAAAAGATGAAAGTGTTTCATTGGATTGGTTGATTCCTAAGATTGCTAGTGGCTCAATAATAATTCCAAGTAATAATGCTAGACCACAAAAAATTCACAATGTTGGAATTGGTAAAGGTCTTAAAACTAAAGTTAATGTTAATATTGGAACCTCCACCCTAAATGTAAATCTGGATGAGGAAATCGAAAAAGCCAAAGTTGCTATAAAATATCATGCAGATACAATCATGGATCTAAGTGATGGCGGAGATGTTAAAAAAATAAGACAAACTCTAATGGAGCATGCACCAATTACATTTGGAACTGTTCCGATTTACGAGGCTTACAATTTTGGTGTTGAAATACACAAAAATCCTTTGAACTTGACAGAAGATGATTATCTAAACGCATTTGAAAATAATGCCAAAGATGGAGTGGATTACACAACAATCCATTGTGGGATTACTAAAGATATTGCAAAAAGAATTCTAAAAGTTCAGAGATATGGAGGTGTTGTAAGTAAAGGTGGAACAATTACTGCTGCATGGATGTTAAAACATGATAAAGAAAACCCTTACTTGACTCATTATGATTATTTGATTGAAGTTGCTAAAAAATACGATGTGACATTTAGCCTTGGTGATGCACTTAGACCAGGCTCAATTTTGGACTCTCACGATGAATTACAAGTTCAAGAGATGATCAACATTTCACAATTAACAAAACGAGCACATGAACAAGACATTCAAGTAATGGTTGAAGGTCCGGGACACGTTCCATTAAATGAGGTTGCTGCAAATGTTAGATTGGCAAAATCTCTGATTGGGGATGTTCCATATTATGTTCTTGGTCCTTTGGTAACTGACATTGCATCTGGTCATGATCATATTGCAAGTGCAATAGGAGCTGCTGTTTCAGCAAGTGAAGGCGTAGATCTTTTGTGTTATCTTACCCCTTCTGAACATTTGGCATTGCCAAATGCTGAAGAAGTAAAGGCTGGACTAATTGCATATAGAATTGCAGCTCATGCAGGAGACCTTGTAAAAATTCGTGATAAAGTAATCAAATGGGATATGGAAATGACTGAAGCTAGACGTACTTTGGATTGGGAGAAACAACTTGCATTATCTATAGATCCTGAAGAAGCAGCTAAAATTCATAGTAGGACAGGACAGCATCCTGGAAATAATGTTCCTTGTACAATGTGTGGTGGTGCATGTGTTTACATGATGTTGCCACAACAAAAAAAATATGAAAAAGAAAATAAAAATTTACAACAAATTGAGTAA
- the thiD gene encoding bifunctional hydroxymethylpyrimidine kinase/phosphomethylpyrimidine kinase has protein sequence MNLLSIGGSDPSSGAGIQSDIKTFYTLNVHGLTIITAITSQNTSSFGNVEPVSQKILKNQIESIMTDFKIDGIKIGMVYNSQIIKILSKQLQKLKIPIVVDPVIKSTTGGALIEKSAMIDFQKYIIPLATVITPNRFEAEILSKIKINSKKSLRSAAKKIQKMGAKNVVITGIETGSKGISDFIFEKNKECFISGDKINLSNHGSGCNYSAAVIFALAKNKTIKESLRFAQQFTQNSIKNARKIGKGIAVTDVQDYISKDLSDAIEKFVHIKNIYKNIPECQINFVYSKQKPKSPEDILGISGRIVKSGKEAIVAGELTYGGSKHVATALLTMNKKYPKIRSAINLKYQDKTILKIKKSKLCISSYDRTEEPKNVKNKGSTIEWGIKKAVKDSTKMPDVIYHKGDFGKEPMIIVFGETPEKVLKKILKII, from the coding sequence ATGAATTTACTTTCAATTGGAGGCTCGGATCCTTCGTCAGGGGCCGGAATTCAAAGTGATATTAAAACATTTTATACACTTAATGTTCATGGGTTAACAATTATTACAGCTATTACAAGCCAGAACACTTCTAGTTTTGGTAACGTAGAACCAGTATCACAAAAAATTTTAAAAAATCAAATAGAGTCGATAATGACAGATTTTAAAATTGATGGGATAAAAATTGGGATGGTGTATAATTCACAGATTATTAAAATTCTAAGCAAACAATTACAGAAATTAAAAATTCCAATTGTAGTAGACCCCGTAATCAAATCAACAACAGGCGGAGCATTGATAGAAAAATCAGCAATGATAGATTTTCAAAAATATATCATTCCTCTTGCAACAGTAATTACACCAAACAGATTCGAAGCTGAAATTTTATCAAAAATAAAAATAAATTCAAAAAAGTCACTTAGATCGGCAGCAAAAAAAATTCAAAAAATGGGAGCAAAAAATGTGGTCATCACAGGAATAGAAACTGGAAGTAAAGGAATATCAGATTTTATTTTTGAGAAAAATAAAGAGTGTTTTATTTCAGGAGATAAGATTAATTTGTCAAATCACGGTAGCGGCTGTAATTATTCAGCAGCAGTTATTTTTGCTCTAGCAAAAAACAAGACAATTAAAGAATCATTAAGATTTGCACAACAATTTACTCAGAATTCAATTAAAAATGCAAGGAAAATAGGAAAAGGAATAGCCGTAACAGACGTTCAAGATTATATCAGCAAGGATTTATCAGATGCAATAGAAAAATTTGTTCATATTAAAAATATTTACAAAAATATTCCTGAATGTCAAATAAATTTTGTATATTCCAAACAAAAACCAAAATCGCCAGAAGACATACTAGGTATTTCAGGGAGAATAGTCAAATCAGGAAAAGAAGCAATTGTTGCAGGCGAATTGACTTATGGTGGTTCAAAGCATGTAGCAACAGCATTATTAACTATGAATAAAAAATATCCAAAAATTCGCTCTGCAATTAATCTAAAATATCAAGATAAAACAATTTTAAAAATAAAAAAATCAAAACTATGTATTTCAAGTTACGATAGAACAGAAGAACCAAAGAATGTGAAAAATAAGGGCTCTACAATTGAGTGGGGAATAAAAAAAGCAGTCAAAGATTCAACGAAAATGCCAGATGTAATTTATCATAAAGGGGATTTTGGAAAGGAACCAATGATCATAGTATTTGGAGAAACCCCAGAAAAGGTTTTAAAAAAAATTTTAAAAATAATTTGA
- a CDS encoding nucleotidyltransferase family protein has protein sequence MKAVILAGGLGTRLQPYTTFLPKPMLPLGEKPILEHLVDWTRKNGVKSVVLCVSYLRKTIEDYFEDGKRFGVNIEYAISDKPLATAGQLKTAEEFIDDTFVCIYGDSIFNFSLRNMIKQHQKKKSFVTMSLNEYKTNLPYGVIETTKNGKVLSWNEKPEIKANVNMGCYVMEPEILKFIPKNKPFGMDDVIKKAMDRKKLVNSFLTKNGFTDIGNKTSYKKAYQEYIQKLGKI, from the coding sequence GTGAAAGCAGTGATTCTTGCAGGAGGATTAGGTACAAGACTCCAACCATATACAACATTCCTTCCAAAACCAATGCTGCCTTTAGGGGAAAAACCAATCTTAGAGCACCTGGTTGATTGGACAAGAAAAAATGGGGTGAAATCAGTTGTGCTATGTGTAAGCTATCTGAGAAAAACAATTGAAGATTATTTTGAAGATGGTAAAAGATTTGGGGTGAATATAGAATATGCCATTTCAGATAAACCACTTGCTACAGCAGGTCAATTGAAAACCGCAGAAGAATTCATTGATGATACATTTGTTTGCATATATGGAGATTCAATTTTTAATTTCAGTCTTAGAAATATGATAAAACAACACCAAAAGAAAAAATCATTTGTTACAATGAGTCTCAACGAATACAAAACTAACTTGCCATATGGAGTAATTGAGACTACAAAGAATGGAAAGGTACTAAGTTGGAATGAAAAACCTGAGATCAAGGCCAATGTAAATATGGGATGCTACGTCATGGAACCTGAAATTTTAAAATTCATACCAAAAAACAAGCCATTTGGAATGGATGATGTAATAAAAAAAGCCATGGATAGAAAAAAATTAGTAAACAGTTTTCTTACAAAGAACGGTTTTACAGATATTGGAAACAAAACATCATACAAAAAAGCATATCAAGAATATATTCAAAAACTAGGTAAGATCTGA
- a CDS encoding GNAT family N-acetyltransferase gives MSQPIIRELRKEDILNGFLTTLDALRKASDIRTDKAMKIFEKINSNPDHIIAVAELDGKIVGTTTLLIEQKFIHDGGVVGHIEDVVVNKDYHGQKIGEKIMKYVLEIAKNRGCYKTILDCTDDVKPFYEKLGFKEIANELRFDHV, from the coding sequence ATGAGTCAACCAATCATCAGAGAATTACGAAAAGAGGACATTCTAAACGGATTTCTAACAACACTAGATGCCTTGAGAAAGGCAAGCGACATTAGAACAGATAAAGCAATGAAAATTTTTGAGAAGATAAATTCCAACCCAGATCACATTATTGCAGTTGCAGAATTAGATGGGAAAATCGTTGGAACCACAACACTCCTAATAGAACAAAAATTTATTCATGACGGGGGAGTTGTGGGGCATATTGAAGATGTTGTAGTGAATAAAGATTATCACGGACAAAAAATAGGAGAGAAAATTATGAAATACGTTCTAGAAATTGCAAAAAATAGAGGGTGTTACAAAACAATTTTGGACTGCACTGATGATGTAAAACCATTTTATGAAAAACTTGGATTCAAAGAGATTGCAAATGAATTAAGATTTGATCACGTTTAG